Proteins encoded together in one Papaver somniferum cultivar HN1 unplaced genomic scaffold, ASM357369v1 unplaced-scaffold_117, whole genome shotgun sequence window:
- the LOC113329688 gene encoding uncharacterized protein LOC113329688, producing MASSDDEEDLVVVVTTSTTTLVAVYYQYFVEKTICHDSILSGEDHVDEVLNGHDARCQDSFRMEKHVFLRLCDMLKEKELLRHNNGVRVEEKVAIFMLVVGHNERNRILQERFQHSGETISRHFNAVLDSIVALADDFLVPAGPDTPTEILENPRFYPYFKDCIGSIDGTQIPAMVGLDEQVPFWCRKGFISQNVLVACSFDLQFQYVLAGWEGSAADSRILDSSLTRCHRLIVPEVVFRDPLNLICESISLILMGGSQKRANKSWVALSSVVFQMHCIAIAAIPIPTVAGKIVQCKFYLADAGFANMPQFITPYRGVRYHLKEFGGNRPKCAKELFNLRHASLRNAIERAIGILKRRFTILQLQPQYPFESQVKIVLACCILHNHIRRECINDLIFDDENLQNLLETDPRMQQDSECPTLGRNRQREVASELRTSIADAMWNDYQCRRRG from the exons ATGGCGAGTTCTGACGATGAAGAAGATTTGGTAGTAGTTGTAACAACATCCACAACAACACTAGTTGCTGTTTATTACCAATATTTTGTGGAGAAAACAATATGCCATGATTCAATTCTTAGTGGTGAAGATCATGTAGATGAAGTCTTAAATGGTCATGATGCACGATGTCAGGATAGTTTTCGTATGGAAAAACATGTTTTCTTAAGATTATGTGATATGTTGAAAGAAAAGGAGTTACTTcgtcataataatggagttcgtgTTGAAGAAAAAGTAGCAATTTTTATGCTTGTTGTTGGACATAATGAACGTAACAGGATACTTCAAGAGCGTTTTCAGCATTCAGGTGAGACAATTAGTAGACATTTTAATGCAGTCTTGGATTCTATTGTTGCATTGGCAGATGATTTTCTTGTACCAGCAGGGCCTGATACCCCCACTGAAATCTTAGAAAACCCAAGATTTTATCCATACTTCAAG GATTGTATAGGATCCATTGATGGAACACAAATACCAGCAATGGTTGGTCTCGACGAACAAGTCCCTTTTTGGTGCAGAAAAGGGTTCATTTCGCAAAATGTTTTAGTAGCTTGTTCCTTTGACTTACAGTTTCAGTATGTTCTAGCTGGTTGGGAAGGATCGGCTGCTGATTCACGCATACTAGATTCATCTCTAACAAGATGCCATAGATTAATTGTGCCAGAAG TGGTATTCCGAGACCCACTTAATCTCATTTGTGAATCCATTTCATTGATACTCATGGGTGGCTCTCAGAAAAGAGCTAATAAATCATGGGTGGCTCTCAGTTCAGTGGTCTTCCAAATG CACTGCATTGCAATAGCTGCCATTCCTATTCCTACTGTTGCAGGGAAAATTGTACAAT GTAAATTTTATCTCGCTGATGCAGGATTCGCCAATATGCCGCAGTTTATTACTCCATATCGTGGTGTCCGTTATCACTTGAAGGAATTTGGTGGAAATCGTCCAAAATGTGCAAAGGAATTATTCAATCTCCGACATGCATCGTTACGGAATGCAATTGAACGTGCTATCGGTATACTTAAAAGACGCTTCACTATTTTGCAACTGCAGCCTCAATATCCATTCGAATCGCAAGTGAAAATTGTACTTGCGTGTTGCATCCTTCATAACCACATCCGCAGAGAGTGCATTAATGACTTGATTTTCGATGATGAGAACTTACAAAACCTACTAGAAACCGATCCAAGAATGCAACAAGACAGTGAATGCCCTACACTTGGGAGAAATAGACAACGAGAAGTAGCTTCAGAACTTCGAACTTCAATCGCAGATGCAATGTGGAATGATTATCAGTGTCGCCGCCGCGGCTAA
- the LOC113330012 gene encoding uncharacterized protein LOC113330012 — translation MMENLSLDLVFEILNRLPVKSFLQCRRVSKIWRNLLGKSKTAINWIQAQSASYHPSLRLKLYYSKMALSLVMTLKLQLQRNYGVLKAQKELHRQIDLEDVIAESLIWMMSM, via the exons ATGATGGAGAATTTGAGTTTAGATTTGGTATTTGAAATACTTAATCGATTACCAGTCAAATCATTCTTGCAATGCAGAAGAGTAAGCAAAATCTGGCGAAATCTATTGGGGAAATCAAAGACAG CAATAAATTGGATTCAGGCTCAAAGTGCCAGCTATCATCCCTCACTGCGACTGAAATTATACTATAGCAAAATGGCGTTATCTCTTGTTATGACCTTAAAGCTACAACTTCAACGAAACTATGGTGTACTGAAGGCGCAAAAGG AGTTACATCGACAAATAGATCTCGAGGATGTAATTGCAGAAA GTCTCATATGGATGATGAGTATGTAA
- the LOC113330105 gene encoding cytochrome P450 71B36-like: MELFPYCFVLLLSLIILPIYFILKFSHHKKHNIPPGPPKLPIIGNLHQLAKPPHRILHRLSQNYGPVMLLQLGSIPTLVITSAEAAEQVLKTHDLDFCSRPPLAGPKRLTYDFLDIAFGPYSVYWREMRKICVLELFSTKRVQSFALIREEEVSAMLDSISSNSTDPIDVYKMLISVTDKILSRVAFGRSGRDHFSEGRLHEILNEVLAVTDGFSASDYFPSVGWILDRITGVHGRIEKCFHAFDEFFQQIIDLHLDPEGQKSEHEDLIDVLLKIEKDGTSAVRLTNDHIKAILADIFVGGVDSSAVTMNWAMTELMKNPGAMKKVQDEIRSHDLRMKGKIEESDLHQFLYLKMVVKESLRLHPPAALLLPRENTKHHVIDGYDVYPKTRILINAWAIMRDPKYWNKPDEFIPERFEDRPIDYSGGHNFDFLPFGRGRRICPGMNMALISIELILANLLYCFNWELPEGMKREDINTEESSGLSAHKKYPLELVPIKCV; encoded by the exons ATGGAGCTTTTTCCTTATTGTTTCGTCCTGCTACTTTCTCTCATCATCCTTCCTATATACTTCATCCTTAAATTCAGTCATCACAAGAAACATAACATTCCTCCTGGTCCTCCAAAGCTTCCAATCATTGGTAACTTACATCAACTAGCCAAACCTCCTCATCGCATTCTACACAGACTCTCCCAAAATTACGGTCCGGTCATGCTTCTACAATTAGGCAGTATACCTACACTCGTAATCACATCGGCCGAGGCTGCGGAACAAGTTTTAAAAACACATGATCTTGATTTTTGTAGTAGACCTCCCTTGGCGGGTCCGAAACGTCTTACTTATGATTTCTTAGATATTGCTTTTGGCCCTTATAGTGTGTATTGGAGAGAGATGCGAAAAATATGTGTTCTTGAACTTTTTAGTACCAAAAGAGTCCAATCTTTTGCGTTAATCAGAGAGGAAGAAGTTTCAGCTATGCTGGATTCTATCTCTTCCAATTCCACTGATCCTATTGATGTTTATAAAATGTTGATTAGTGTAACAGACAAGATTCTATCAAGGGTTGCTTTTGGAAGGTCAGGCAGAGATCATTTCAGCGAAGGGAGACTTCACGAAATCCTTAACGAAGTCTTGGCGGTAACAGATGGTTTTTCAGCGTCTGACTATTTTCCTAGTGTAGGTTGGATTCTTGATAGGATCACTGGAGTCCATGGGAGGATTGAGAAATGCTTTCATGCTTTCGATGAATTCTTTCAACAAATCATAGATTTGCATCTCGACCCGGAGGGACAGAAATCGGAGCATGAAGATCTCATAGATGTTTTGCTGAAAATCGAGAAGGACGGAACTAGTGCTGTTCGTTTAACTAATGACCATATCAAAGCAATTCTCGCG GATATATTTGTTGGTGGAGTAGACTCATCTGCTGTAACCATGAATTGGGCAATGACGGAACTAATGAAGAATCCAGGAGCAATGAAAAAAGTACAGGACGAGATTAGAAGTCATGATTTAAGAATGAAAGGAAAGATAGAAGAATCAGACCTTCATCAATTTTTGTACCTGAAAATGGTGGTTAAAGAGTCACTACGACTACACCCACCAGCTGCACTGTTGCTTCCAAGAGAAAACACAAAGCATCATGTTATCGACGGATACGATGTTTACCCAAAAACAAGGATCCTAATAAATGCATGGGCAATCATGAGGGATCCAAAGTATTGGAACAAGCCAGACGAATTCATCCCAGAGAGGTTTGAAGATCGCCCCATTGATTACAGTGGAGGACACAATTTTGATTTTTTACCTTTCGGCCGAGGTCGTAGAATTTGCCCCGGTATGAATATGGCACTCATATCAATAGAGCTTATCCTAGCGAATCTACTATACTGCTTTAATTGGGAATTGCCGGAAGGCATGAAAAGGGAAGACATAAACACTGAGGAATCGTCAGGGCTTAGTGCTCATAAGAAGTATCCACTTGAGCTTGTACCCATCAAGTGCGTATGA